A genomic region of Leptolyngbya sp. NIES-2104 contains the following coding sequences:
- a CDS encoding 2Fe-2S iron-sulfur cluster-binding protein: MRIRLKRRRFGQLMIVGTIMTTAGNWMRRSIAQPSPKPSPIPPIAQPNGVAVALKINGKPQSLTLEPRVTLLDALREHIGLTGSKKGCDHGQCGACTVIVDGRRVLSCLTLMATCEGSEVTTIEGLAQGDDLHPMQAAFVKNDGFQCGYCTPGQICSAVAMLNEAQNGGASYVTADVRQQPRPVQLSDDEIKERMSGNLCRCGAYPNIVAAIREVHTGEAA, encoded by the coding sequence ATGAGAATTCGGTTAAAACGCCGCCGCTTCGGTCAATTAATGATCGTAGGTACGATCATGACAACAGCGGGGAACTGGATGAGGCGATCGATCGCTCAACCCAGTCCTAAACCCTCACCTATCCCCCCGATCGCTCAGCCCAATGGAGTGGCTGTGGCACTAAAGATTAATGGCAAACCTCAGTCACTTACGCTTGAACCGCGTGTGACGTTACTCGATGCCCTGCGCGAACATATCGGGCTGACTGGCTCGAAAAAAGGCTGCGATCACGGGCAGTGCGGTGCCTGCACGGTGATTGTAGATGGGCGGCGCGTGTTGTCCTGCCTGACGCTGATGGCAACGTGCGAAGGCAGCGAGGTGACGACGATCGAGGGTTTGGCACAAGGCGACGATCTGCACCCGATGCAGGCGGCGTTCGTCAAGAACGATGGATTTCAGTGCGGCTACTGCACACCGGGTCAGATTTGCTCAGCGGTCGCCATGTTGAACGAAGCGCAGAACGGCGGAGCGAGCTATGTCACCGCTGATGTGCGGCAGCAACCACGCCCGGTACAGCTCTCCGACGACGAGATCAAAGAAAGAATGTCGGGCAACCTCTGTCGCTGTGGTGCGTATCCAAACATTGTTGCGGCAATCAGAGAAGTTCACACGGGTGAGGCGGCGTAA
- a CDS encoding aldo/keto reductase family oxidoreductase → MTVQTNLGGSFTLPNTSIALNRLGYGAMQLAGKGVFGPPRDVDAAVAVLREAIALGINHIDTSDFYGPHITNQIIQQALHPYPEDLVIVTKIGARRPEDGSWQLAMSRQELIDAVHDNLRNLEIDAIDVVNLRMMGDMAKPSEGSLAEPLTVLAELKQQGLIRHIGLSNVTPKQLAEAQTITEIVCVQNEYNLVHREDDAFIDDLARQGVAYVPFFPLGGFSPLQSSTLNDVAASLNATPMQVALAWLLHRSPNILLIPGTSSVEHLRENLKAAALQLSPQVLETLNAIATQKDK, encoded by the coding sequence ATGACTGTACAAACAAATCTTGGCGGCAGCTTCACGCTGCCAAACACGTCGATCGCTTTAAATCGTCTAGGATACGGCGCAATGCAACTCGCGGGTAAAGGGGTCTTTGGTCCGCCGCGTGATGTCGATGCTGCGGTTGCCGTTCTGCGCGAGGCGATCGCACTCGGCATCAATCACATCGATACCAGCGACTTCTACGGTCCCCATATTACCAATCAGATTATCCAGCAAGCACTGCATCCCTATCCAGAGGATCTCGTCATTGTGACTAAGATTGGTGCCCGTCGTCCTGAAGATGGCTCGTGGCAACTTGCGATGTCGCGGCAGGAGCTGATTGATGCCGTTCACGACAACTTGCGAAACCTCGAAATTGATGCGATCGATGTTGTCAATCTTCGGATGATGGGTGACATGGCAAAACCATCGGAGGGTTCTCTCGCGGAGCCACTGACCGTTTTGGCTGAACTCAAACAACAGGGGCTGATCCGCCATATCGGACTCAGCAACGTCACGCCCAAGCAGTTAGCAGAGGCACAAACAATTACCGAGATCGTTTGCGTTCAGAACGAGTACAACTTAGTGCATCGTGAAGATGACGCTTTCATCGACGATCTGGCACGTCAGGGTGTAGCGTATGTCCCGTTCTTTCCGCTCGGTGGGTTTTCGCCGCTGCAATCGTCCACACTGAATGACGTTGCCGCCTCTTTGAATGCAACCCCAATGCAGGTCGCGTTAGCTTGGCTGCTTCATCGTTCTCCCAACATTTTGCTCATTCCCGGAACGTCATCGGTTGAGCATTTGCGCGAGAATCTTAAAGCCGCCGCTCTGCAACTTTCGCCCCAAGTGCTTGAAACGTTAAACGCGATCGCAACTCAAAAAGACAAATAA
- a CDS encoding oxidoreductase, which yields MSNSDTKVWLITGSSSGFGRSLVEAVLKKGDRVVATARKPEQLDDLVQQYPETIHPVRLDVTNPQEIQASIKSALNQYACIDVLVNNAGYATLGAIEEFSDEDIRRQFETNFFGVLNMTRAVLPTMRKQRSGHILNISSFAGVVAFGGLGIYSATKFAIEGISEALVQEVKPLGINVTLIEPGTFQTNGAASVITPKQPIAEYAATIDSMQAAIVSQPGDPAKAAVAMIQVVESDNPPLRLALGEDSANGIAQKLDAMKAELEAWKSVSLSTAFEGETVGARN from the coding sequence ATGTCAAATTCTGATACTAAAGTTTGGTTGATTACGGGTAGCTCTAGCGGGTTTGGTCGATCGCTAGTTGAAGCGGTACTTAAGAAGGGCGATCGTGTGGTTGCCACGGCTCGAAAACCGGAACAACTCGATGATCTCGTTCAACAATACCCAGAGACAATCCATCCGGTTCGCCTAGATGTGACGAACCCACAAGAGATTCAAGCGTCGATCAAGTCGGCATTGAATCAGTACGCTTGTATTGATGTGCTGGTGAACAATGCGGGCTATGCCACACTGGGCGCGATTGAAGAATTTAGTGATGAAGACATTAGACGACAATTTGAGACGAATTTCTTCGGCGTACTGAATATGACTCGTGCCGTGTTACCAACAATGCGTAAACAACGCAGTGGTCACATTCTCAACATTTCTTCTTTTGCTGGCGTGGTTGCCTTTGGTGGACTCGGAATTTATAGTGCAACCAAGTTTGCTATAGAAGGAATTTCTGAAGCGTTAGTACAAGAAGTTAAGCCTTTAGGGATCAACGTGACGCTGATCGAACCAGGGACATTTCAGACGAATGGCGCTGCATCAGTCATCACTCCAAAGCAGCCGATCGCGGAATATGCCGCGACGATCGATTCAATGCAAGCAGCGATTGTCAGCCAACCGGGTGATCCAGCCAAAGCCGCTGTCGCAATGATTCAAGTCGTCGAAAGTGACAATCCACCTTTGCGATTAGCACTCGGCGAAGATTCAGCAAACGGAATTGCTCAAAAACTCGATGCAATGAAAGCTGAACTCGAAGCTTGGAAATCCGTTTCGCTTAGCACTGCATTTGAAGGTGAAACGGTAGGAGCAAGGAACTAG
- a CDS encoding TetR/AcrR family transcriptional regulator, which produces MSKKTDAKGSDYGREASKSRPVRADAQRNIDALLEAALAVFATSGVDAPVREIAEKAGVGIGTVYRHFPQRSDLIVAVFRHQVDACADAASVLAAKHPPGEALALWMQRYADFIATKRGLATALHSGNPAFNTLPIYFDKRLRPALQALLNAAASAGEVRTDIEPDDLLRAVASLCMSADGDRTDYVRRMVALLVDGLRYTANPSVNTPPERESVGSDLDTASIDESDRL; this is translated from the coding sequence ATGAGCAAGAAGACGGACGCGAAAGGCAGTGACTACGGACGCGAAGCCTCGAAGTCGCGACCTGTGCGGGCTGACGCGCAACGGAATATTGATGCACTGCTGGAGGCAGCGTTGGCGGTGTTCGCAACTTCGGGAGTGGACGCTCCTGTACGAGAGATTGCAGAGAAGGCTGGTGTCGGCATCGGCACCGTGTATCGCCATTTTCCGCAACGCTCGGATCTGATCGTGGCGGTCTTCCGTCATCAGGTCGATGCCTGTGCGGATGCCGCATCGGTCTTGGCAGCAAAACATCCGCCGGGTGAAGCGCTGGCGCTTTGGATGCAGCGCTATGCAGACTTCATCGCAACCAAACGCGGACTTGCAACCGCCTTGCACTCTGGAAACCCGGCATTCAACACTTTGCCTATCTACTTTGATAAGCGACTCCGTCCTGCGCTACAAGCATTGCTCAACGCAGCGGCTAGCGCGGGTGAGGTGCGTACCGATATCGAGCCAGACGACTTACTGAGAGCGGTTGCGAGCTTGTGTATGTCGGCTGACGGGGATCGAACCGACTACGTGCGCCGCATGGTTGCTCTGCTCGTCGACGGATTGCGATACACTGCGAACCCATCGGTGAATACGCCTCCCGAGCGCGAGTCAGTTGGCTCGGACCTGGACACAGCATCGATCGACGAGTCAGATCGGCTGTAA
- a CDS encoding SDR family oxidoreductase yields the protein MKTWFITGTSRGFGREWTQAALERGDRVAATARNPDSLNDLVEQFGDQILPLHLDVTDQAANFAAVQAAHKHFGQLDVIVNNAGYGLFGAIEEVSEAEARAQIETNLFGALWVTQAALPYLRSQGSGHILQVSSIGGIGAFPMLGLYHASKWGLEGFSEALSQEVAPFGIKVTIIEPGGFSTDWSGSSAVHATPIADYDSVRNARATRNADVKISDPTASSAAILKLVDAENPPLRLLLGTFATQIVPHIYEQRLKVWTEWQDVARAIDQ from the coding sequence ATGAAGACATGGTTTATTACAGGGACATCTCGCGGCTTTGGTCGCGAATGGACTCAGGCGGCACTAGAGCGAGGAGACAGAGTGGCTGCAACAGCGCGTAATCCTGACAGCCTCAATGACTTGGTAGAGCAATTTGGCGATCAGATCTTGCCTCTGCATTTGGATGTCACTGATCAAGCAGCGAACTTTGCAGCGGTGCAGGCAGCACATAAGCATTTTGGACAGCTTGATGTGATTGTGAATAATGCAGGCTATGGCTTGTTTGGAGCGATCGAAGAAGTCAGCGAGGCTGAAGCACGAGCGCAGATCGAAACTAATTTATTTGGGGCACTGTGGGTGACGCAAGCGGCATTACCCTACCTGCGATCGCAAGGCAGTGGACATATTCTCCAAGTTTCCAGCATCGGAGGGATCGGTGCATTCCCAATGCTCGGACTGTACCACGCCTCCAAATGGGGACTGGAAGGATTCAGTGAGGCACTCAGTCAGGAGGTCGCGCCCTTCGGTATCAAAGTCACGATTATCGAGCCGGGTGGGTTCAGTACAGATTGGTCGGGTAGCTCGGCGGTACACGCTACGCCGATCGCGGACTATGACAGCGTGCGGAATGCACGAGCAACTCGAAATGCGGATGTGAAAATTAGCGATCCCACTGCATCCAGTGCGGCAATCCTCAAGCTCGTCGATGCCGAGAATCCGCCGTTGCGTCTGCTCCTCGGCACGTTTGCAACTCAGATTGTCCCGCACATCTATGAGCAGCGATTAAAGGTCTGGACAGAATGGCAAGATGTGGCACGTGCTATTGACCAATAA
- a CDS encoding SDR family oxidoreductase, with translation MQNNRIALITGANQGIGLQIAKEMAQHGFTVLVGSRNFENGETAAKSIGANAHALQLDVTDRASIAAAVERVRSEFGRLDVLVNNAAIAHAGERGRSLEEMLQSNRASVASLDEVRTVFETNVFGVLAVTQAMLPLLREAPAARIVNIGSGVGSLTLNSDPTWEYRTGYGVTYAASKTALNAITLSFAIELEGTNIKVNVVSPGFTKTALNNFAGTDSIEEGAREPVRVALEEDGPTGTFSGPSGPLPW, from the coding sequence ATGCAAAACAACCGCATCGCCCTAATCACCGGGGCTAACCAAGGAATCGGACTCCAAATCGCCAAAGAGATGGCGCAACACGGCTTCACCGTGCTCGTCGGGTCGCGCAACTTCGAGAATGGTGAGACCGCCGCGAAAAGCATCGGGGCGAATGCTCACGCCCTTCAACTTGACGTGACGGACAGAGCGTCCATCGCCGCCGCCGTAGAGCGCGTTCGCAGTGAGTTCGGGCGGCTCGACGTGCTGGTGAACAACGCGGCCATCGCGCACGCGGGAGAACGGGGAAGGTCGCTCGAAGAGATGCTCCAGTCGAACCGCGCCAGCGTTGCGTCTCTGGACGAAGTGCGTACCGTTTTTGAGACCAACGTGTTCGGTGTTCTCGCCGTTACGCAGGCGATGCTACCACTGCTGCGCGAAGCACCTGCGGCGCGCATTGTTAACATCGGGAGCGGTGTCGGTTCGCTGACGCTGAACTCGGATCCGACCTGGGAGTATCGCACGGGGTATGGCGTGACTTACGCCGCCTCGAAGACCGCTCTCAACGCTATTACGCTGTCCTTTGCCATTGAACTGGAAGGGACAAACATCAAGGTTAACGTCGTCAGCCCCGGCTTCACCAAGACGGCTCTCAACAACTTCGCGGGCACAGACTCGATCGAAGAGGGTGCTCGTGAACCGGTGCGCGTCGCCCTGGAAGAGGACGGACCGACAGGCACCTTCTCTGGACCGAGCGGACCGCTCCCGTGGTAA
- a CDS encoding AraC family transcriptional regulator, which translates to MGIETTSHEEAIDKCEELATLVARHTHSKGNGSHATAIDSLAFMRECDSVTAMRGVSEPVLGLVVQGKKEVLLNEEAYRYGVAQYLVVSVDLPMSGCAVEATPDKPYLCLKLKLDSAQLCEIIAQTNPSIDHKDSVSGWFISNADSTLIDCAIRLTKLLETPQDIPFLAPMVIREIYYRLLTGEQGEAIRQIATAGSNMQRIAEVIKRLKAEFAQPLRVEDLAEQANMSASSFHRHFKQVTSMSPLQYQKQLRLSAARQIMLSENVGATQVAHQVGYESISQFSREYARMFGAPPIRDIERLRVA; encoded by the coding sequence ATGGGAATTGAGACAACGAGTCATGAGGAAGCGATCGACAAATGTGAAGAACTGGCGACATTAGTTGCTCGGCACACGCACAGCAAGGGCAACGGTTCCCATGCAACTGCGATCGATTCTTTAGCATTCATGCGGGAATGTGATTCTGTTACAGCAATGCGCGGTGTCAGCGAACCGGTACTTGGTCTTGTGGTGCAAGGTAAAAAAGAAGTGCTGCTGAATGAAGAAGCTTATCGATACGGCGTTGCTCAGTATTTGGTTGTTTCGGTGGATTTGCCGATGAGTGGATGTGCTGTCGAGGCGACACCCGACAAACCCTATTTATGTCTTAAGCTAAAGCTAGACTCTGCCCAGCTCTGTGAAATCATCGCTCAAACGAATCCAAGTATCGATCACAAAGATTCTGTTAGCGGCTGGTTTATCAGTAATGCCGATTCAACGTTGATTGATTGTGCTATCCGCCTGACCAAGCTGTTAGAGACACCGCAAGATATCCCGTTTCTCGCCCCGATGGTCATCCGCGAAATTTATTACCGCCTGCTCACTGGTGAACAAGGGGAGGCGATTCGTCAGATTGCCACGGCTGGTAGCAATATGCAGCGGATTGCTGAAGTCATCAAACGACTCAAAGCAGAGTTTGCCCAGCCGCTCCGAGTTGAGGATCTAGCTGAGCAGGCGAATATGTCTGCTTCATCGTTCCATCGCCACTTTAAGCAAGTGACCTCGATGAGTCCGCTGCAATATCAAAAGCAATTGAGACTGTCAGCAGCGCGTCAGATCATGCTGTCCGAGAATGTGGGTGCGACCCAGGTGGCTCATCAGGTGGGCTATGAGAGCATCTCGCAGTTCAGCCGCGAATATGCCCGCATGTTTGGTGCGCCACCTATCCGAGACATTGAACGGTTACGAGTCGCTTGA
- a CDS encoding xanthine dehydrogenase family protein subunit M yields the protein MRPFQYTKAKDANTAVQTVAANANSQFLAGGTNLIDLMKEDVARPVELVDITRLNLTQIGTVAGSGNLSIGALAKNSDTANHPLVRQNYPLLTQAILAGASGQIRNMATNGGNLNQRTRCPYFYDTAMPCNKREPGSGCGAIAGINRNHAIFGWSEQCVAVYPSDMAIALAALDPIVQVQRSDGTVRSIAFTNYHRLPENNPEKDNNLDRGELVTAIELPRNNFAAKSHYLKVRDRSSYAFALVSVAVALETSGNTVNQVRIAMGGVAHKPWRATAAETFLAGKAATEANFLAAAEAEMRNAKPLEHNAFKVELGKRMIVRALIQAMGSDRA from the coding sequence ATGAGACCTTTTCAATACACAAAAGCGAAGGACGCGAACACAGCCGTGCAAACCGTTGCAGCAAATGCAAATTCCCAGTTTCTAGCGGGCGGCACCAACCTGATTGACCTGATGAAGGAAGATGTAGCCCGTCCGGTTGAACTGGTGGATATCACGCGCTTGAACCTGACGCAAATCGGCACCGTTGCGGGAAGTGGCAATCTCTCGATCGGAGCGCTGGCGAAAAACTCCGATACGGCGAATCACCCCCTCGTGCGGCAAAACTACCCGCTGTTGACGCAGGCGATTTTAGCAGGCGCGTCGGGGCAGATTCGCAATATGGCGACCAATGGCGGCAATCTCAATCAGCGAACGCGCTGCCCGTACTTTTACGATACGGCGATGCCCTGTAACAAACGCGAACCGGGCAGCGGCTGTGGTGCGATCGCAGGCATCAACCGCAATCATGCGATTTTCGGCTGGTCGGAACAGTGCGTTGCGGTTTATCCCAGTGATATGGCGATCGCGCTTGCTGCCCTCGATCCGATTGTGCAGGTGCAGCGCTCAGACGGCACAGTGCGATCGATTGCCTTTACCAACTATCACCGTCTGCCAGAGAACAACCCGGAAAAAGACAACAACTTAGACCGAGGCGAATTGGTTACAGCGATCGAACTGCCGAGAAACAATTTTGCTGCTAAAAGTCACTACTTGAAAGTGCGCGATCGCAGCAGTTACGCCTTTGCGCTCGTCTCGGTCGCCGTCGCACTGGAAACCAGCGGCAACACGGTCAATCAAGTGCGAATCGCAATGGGTGGTGTAGCACACAAACCCTGGCGCGCCACGGCAGCCGAAACGTTTCTAGCGGGTAAAGCGGCAACCGAAGCGAATTTTCTAGCGGCGGCTGAAGCGGAAATGCGGAATGCTAAACCGCTCGAACACAACGCCTTCAAAGTCGAACTCGGTAAGCGGATGATCGTCCGCGCTTTAATCCAAGCGATGGGTAGCGATAGAGCTTGA